In one window of Camelina sativa cultivar DH55 chromosome 15, Cs, whole genome shotgun sequence DNA:
- the LOC104747651 gene encoding mitogen-activated protein kinase 7 isoform X1: MAMLVEPPNGIKQKGKHYYSMWQTLFEIDTKYVPIKPIGRGAYGVVCSSINRETNERVAIKKIHNVFENRVDALRTLRELKLLRHVRHDNVIALKDVMLPAVRSSFKDVYLVYELMDTDLHQIIKSSQSLSDDHCKYFLFQLLRGLKYLHSANILHRDLKPGNLLVNANCDLKICDFGLARTSQGNEQFMTEYVVTRWYRAPELLLCCDNYGTSIDVWSVGCIFAEILGRKPIFPGTECLNQLKLIINVVGSQQESDIRFIDNPKARRFIKSLPFSRGTHLSNLYPQANPLAIDLLQRMLVFDPTKRISVTDALLHPYMAGLFDPGSNPPANVPIALDIDENMEEPMIREMMWNEMLYYHPEADI, encoded by the exons atGGCGATGTTAGTTGAGCCACCAAATGGGATTAAACAGAAAGGGAAACATTACTACTCTATGTGGCAAACGTTGTTCGAAATCGATACTAAGTATGTTCCTATCAAACCAATCGGTAGAGGAGCTTATGGTGTGGTTTGTTCTTCCATCAACCGAGAGACTAACGAGAGAGTTGCTATTAAAAAGATTCACAATGTGTTTGAGAATCGTGTTGATGCTTTGAGGACGTTGAGGGAACTTAAGCTTCTTAGGCATGTGAGGCATGATAATGTCATCGCCCTTAAAGATGTTATGTTGCCTGCTGTTAGATCCAGTTTCAAAgatgtttatttggtttatgaGCTGATGGATACTGATCTTCATCAGATTATTAAATCCTCTCAGTCACTCTCTGATGATCACTGCAAGTACTTCTTGTTTCAG TTGCTAAGGGGATTGAAGTATCTTCACTCTGCAAACATACTTCACCGTGACTTGAAGCCAGGGAACCTCTTAGTCAATGCTAATTGTGATCTCAAGATTTGTGATTTCGGGTTGGCGAGAACGAGCCAAGGCAATGAGCAGTTCATGACAGAGTATGTGGTTACTCGTTGGTACCGAGCACCGGAGCTTCTTCTTTGCTGTGATAACTATGGAACTTCCATTGATGTTTGGTCAGTTGGTTGCATATTCGCTGAGATTCTTGGTAGGAAACCGATCTTCCCGGGAACAGAATGTCTCAACCAGCTTAAGCTAATCATCAATGTTGTTGGTAGCCAGCAAGAATCTGATATTCGGTTTATAGACAACCCGAAAGCTCGAAGGTTTATaaagtctcttcctttctcAAGAGGAACTCATCTCTCCAATCTTTATCCACAAGCCAATCCTCTAGCTATAGATTTGTTACAGAGGATGCTTGTGTTTGATCCGACCAAGAGAATCTCTGTGACGGATGCACTCTTGCACCCGTACATGGCGGGGCTGTTTGATCCTGGATCCAACCCGCCTGCAAATGTCCCAATCGCTCTGGACATAGATGAGAACATGGAGGAACCGATGATCAGAGAGATGATGTGGAATGAGATGCTGTATTACCACCCTGAAGCTGATATCTGA